One genomic window of Geodermatophilus sp. DSM 44513 includes the following:
- the coaD gene encoding pantetheine-phosphate adenylyltransferase produces MRRAVCPGSFDPVTNGHVDVITRAAALYDELVVAVLVNPGKAGLFTVDERMALLRDAIAEVPNVRVDSFSGLLVDYCRDHDVPVIVKGLRAVSDFEYELQMAQMNRELAAVETLFVPTAPQVGHLSSSLVKQIAQFGGDVSALVPRAVHERLTAQREGTS; encoded by the coding sequence GTGAGGCGTGCCGTCTGCCCCGGGTCCTTCGACCCCGTGACGAACGGTCACGTCGACGTCATCACCCGGGCCGCGGCGCTCTACGACGAGCTGGTCGTGGCCGTGCTGGTCAACCCCGGCAAGGCCGGCCTGTTCACCGTGGACGAGCGCATGGCGCTGCTGCGCGACGCGATCGCCGAGGTGCCCAACGTGCGGGTCGACAGCTTCTCCGGCCTGCTGGTCGACTACTGCCGCGACCACGACGTCCCGGTGATCGTGAAGGGGCTGCGGGCGGTCAGCGACTTCGAGTACGAGCTGCAGATGGCCCAGATGAACCGCGAGCTGGCCGCGGTGGAGACACTGTTCGTGCCCACCGCGCCGCAGGTGGGCCACCTGTCCTCCAGCCTGGTCAAGCAGATCGCCCAGTTCGGCGGGGACGTCTCGGCCCTGGTGCCCCGGGCCGTGCACGAGCGGCTCACCGCGCAGCGGGAGGGGACCTCGTGA
- a CDS encoding acylphosphatase — MRRVVALVSGDVQGVGSAPLQEAAPSVRGVGGSGVLPGPVEVVLEGPDAAVAAVLADLDGPDAPGAVTGVDVRDERVQGDAGFTTA; from the coding sequence GTGAGGCGGGTCGTCGCCCTGGTCTCCGGCGACGTGCAGGGCGTGGGTTCGGCCCCGCTGCAGGAGGCCGCGCCGAGCGTGCGAGGCGTGGGGGGCAGCGGGGTCCTTCCGGGCCCCGTCGAGGTCGTGCTCGAGGGGCCGGACGCCGCGGTGGCCGCCGTCCTGGCCGACCTGGACGGGCCGGACGCGCCCGGCGCGGTGACGGGAGTCGACGTCCGTGACGAGCGTGTCCAGGGGGACGCGGGGTTCACCACGGCGTGA
- the rnc gene encoding ribonuclease III, which produces MGTTPPAADGSAGRSPAGAAHADRAAAWLLDALGIELPGGLLALALTHRSWAYEHGGLPTNERLEFLGDSVLGLVVTDELYRRHPELPEGRLAKLRASVVNMTSLAGVARRLGEDGLGPHLLLGRGEETTGGRHKDSILADAVEALIGAVHVGLGLDAAAAVVHRLFDPLLDQAATRGAGLDWKTSLQELGARLGLGAPGYVIEDAGPDHAKTFTAAVVLAGTVHGRGAGRTKKAAEQEAAEAAWHALSHTTPQGAPPDGGAVAAVTGAG; this is translated from the coding sequence GTGGGGACGACGCCACCCGCCGCCGACGGGTCGGCCGGCCGCTCCCCGGCCGGTGCCGCCCACGCCGACCGCGCGGCCGCCTGGCTCCTCGACGCCCTCGGCATCGAGCTGCCCGGCGGCCTGCTGGCGTTGGCCCTGACCCACCGGTCGTGGGCCTACGAGCACGGCGGGCTGCCCACCAACGAGCGCCTGGAGTTCCTCGGGGACTCGGTGCTCGGCCTGGTCGTCACCGACGAGCTCTACCGGCGCCACCCGGAGCTGCCCGAGGGGCGGCTGGCCAAGCTGCGGGCCTCGGTGGTCAACATGACCTCGCTGGCCGGTGTCGCCCGGCGGCTGGGGGAGGACGGGCTGGGCCCGCACCTGCTGCTGGGCCGCGGGGAGGAGACCACCGGCGGCCGGCACAAGGACTCCATCCTCGCCGACGCCGTGGAGGCGCTCATCGGCGCCGTGCACGTCGGCCTCGGCCTGGACGCCGCGGCGGCCGTGGTGCACCGGCTGTTCGACCCGCTGCTGGACCAGGCCGCCACCCGGGGCGCCGGCCTGGACTGGAAGACCAGCCTGCAGGAGCTGGGCGCCCGACTGGGCCTGGGCGCGCCGGGCTACGTCATCGAGGACGCCGGCCCCGACCACGCCAAGACCTTCACCGCCGCCGTCGTCCTCGCGGGCACCGTCCACGGCCGCGGCGCCGGCCGCACGAAGAAGGCCGCCGAGCAGGAGGCCGCCGAGGCCGCCTGGCACGCGCTGTCGCACACCACCCCGCAGGGAGCACCCCCGGACGGCGGGGCCGTCGCGGCCGTGACCGGCGCGGGCTGA
- a CDS encoding YceD family protein: MDLRELGRRAGSMHELERTLPAPADWRVELIGVPEGAPVALRLRLESVMEGVLVSGEVDVPVAGSCARCLEPVEDTLELDVQELFAYPGSTTEATSEEDEVRLVEGEHIDLEPMVRDLVVLSLPLAPTCTEDCAGLCVDCGQRLDDLPADHTHEQLDPRWAGLAARLAAPGTPGAADPEEN, from the coding sequence GTGGACCTGCGCGAGCTGGGCCGCCGGGCCGGCTCGATGCACGAGCTGGAGCGCACGCTGCCCGCGCCCGCCGACTGGCGGGTGGAGCTCATCGGCGTCCCCGAGGGCGCGCCGGTCGCGCTGCGGCTGCGGCTGGAGTCGGTGATGGAGGGGGTGCTCGTCTCCGGCGAGGTCGACGTCCCCGTCGCCGGCTCCTGCGCCCGCTGCCTGGAGCCGGTCGAGGACACCCTGGAGCTCGACGTCCAGGAGCTGTTCGCCTACCCGGGCAGCACCACCGAGGCCACCAGCGAGGAGGACGAGGTGCGCCTCGTCGAGGGCGAGCACATCGACCTCGAGCCGATGGTCCGCGACCTCGTCGTGCTGAGCCTGCCGCTGGCGCCCACCTGCACCGAGGACTGCGCCGGGCTGTGCGTCGACTGCGGCCAGCGCCTCGACGACCTGCCGGCCGACCACACCCACGAGCAGCTCGACCCGCGCTGGGCCGGGCTGGCCGCACGACTCGCCGCACCGGGCACCCCCGGCGCGGCCGACCCAGAGGAGAACTGA
- the rpmF gene encoding 50S ribosomal protein L32 yields the protein MAVPKRKMSRSNTRARRSQWKATAPTLTPCPNKACGQPKPPHQACRSCGQYAGRQVLSV from the coding sequence GTGGCCGTCCCGAAGCGGAAGATGTCCCGCTCCAACACCCGCGCCCGGCGTTCGCAGTGGAAGGCCACCGCGCCCACCCTGACGCCGTGCCCGAACAAGGCCTGCGGCCAGCCCAAGCCGCCGCACCAGGCCTGCCGGAGCTGCGGTCAGTACGCCGGCCGCCAGGTCCTCTCCGTCTGA
- the mutM gene encoding bifunctional DNA-formamidopyrimidine glycosylase/DNA-(apurinic or apyrimidinic site) lyase gives MPELPEVEVVRRGLERWVAGRTVAAVEVRHPRAVRRHLEGTEHFVAALTGRTLTAARRRGKYLWLPLAEGDGTPAGQALVAHLGMSGQLLVEEPRHPDGVHLRARFTFTDGGRELRFVDQRTFGGLAVEDAPDPDDVPPRVAHIAIDPLDGSFDTDAFSAALRRRRTEVKRALLDQTLIGGVGNIYADESLWRAGLHGARPTDRLTRAQVAELLEGVRDVLTESLAQGGTSFDSLYVDVNGRSGYFSRHLAVYGQADRPCPRCGTPIVRESFMNRSSYSCPRCQPRPRSAPARARRP, from the coding sequence GTGCCCGAGCTGCCCGAGGTCGAGGTGGTCCGGCGCGGACTGGAGCGCTGGGTCGCCGGCCGCACCGTCGCCGCCGTCGAGGTGCGCCACCCGCGCGCGGTCCGCCGGCACCTGGAGGGCACCGAGCACTTCGTCGCCGCGCTGACCGGCCGCACCCTCACCGCGGCCCGCCGGCGCGGGAAGTACCTCTGGCTGCCGCTGGCCGAGGGCGACGGCACGCCCGCCGGGCAGGCGCTCGTCGCCCACCTCGGGATGAGCGGCCAGCTGCTCGTCGAGGAGCCCCGCCACCCCGACGGGGTGCACCTGCGCGCCCGGTTCACCTTCACCGACGGCGGCCGGGAGCTGCGCTTCGTCGACCAGCGCACGTTCGGCGGGCTGGCGGTGGAGGACGCCCCGGACCCGGACGACGTCCCGCCCCGGGTCGCGCACATCGCCATCGACCCGCTGGACGGCTCCTTCGACACCGACGCCTTCAGTGCGGCCCTGCGCCGCCGGCGCACCGAGGTCAAGCGCGCCCTGCTGGACCAGACGCTGATCGGCGGGGTGGGCAACATCTACGCCGACGAGTCGCTGTGGCGGGCCGGGCTGCACGGCGCCCGCCCCACCGACCGGCTCACCCGCGCCCAGGTGGCCGAGCTGCTGGAGGGGGTGCGCGACGTGCTGACCGAGAGCCTGGCGCAGGGCGGGACGTCCTTCGACTCCCTCTACGTCGACGTCAACGGGCGCAGCGGCTACTTCTCCCGCCACCTGGCCGTCTACGGCCAGGCCGACCGGCCCTGCCCCCGCTGCGGGACACCGATCGTGCGCGAGTCGTTCATGAACCGCTCCAGCTACAGCTGCCCGCGCTGCCAGCCCCGGCCCCGGTCGGCGCCTGCCCGGGCCCGGCGGCCGTGA